In Silurus meridionalis isolate SWU-2019-XX chromosome 11, ASM1480568v1, whole genome shotgun sequence, the sequence CTCTCTGGATATAGTACACAAGGGTTTAATTTGTGAgcttatttttgtgtgtgtgtgcgtgtgcgtgtgtgtgtgtgtgtgttgcaggtggaggatgagtgtgtgttacggCTCCTGTATGATGAGGCTAAATTAAACGTCATCGAAGGCCGGTACCCATGTGACCCTGAGCACTGGAGTCGATTGGCTGCTTTATCATGCGCTATAGAGATCGGTACAGGACTTGACGACCAGCAACTGACCACTGCtatcaggtacacacacacacacacacacacacacacacacagagcgatcCAGTATTTTACTATTAATTCCCACAATCAGCTATAGATTTGTAGAGTGTTACGTGtatatacaaatttaaatatgaaCAGAAAAGTAGTATAATTTATTATAGCTCAGATCTGAACTGTACTCATAAACTTGTCCCtttgtctggtgtgtgtgtgtgtgtgtatacgtacTAGAGACAGGAAGTTGTCGTCGCTGTTACCAGCTCATGTAGTAGATGGTCTAGGGGCAGGGCTTTTCTCCACCCTGAGGTCGAGGGCGGGGCGTCGAGCCGAACTGGAGCAGAATCTACTGAAGGAGTATCACACACTGAACATGCACACTGAGCCCCGCCCACTTATTCTCCAGTACCTCAGCATCTGCCACACACTGCCTTATTATGGgtcagtatacacacacacacacacacacacacacacacacacacacacacacgctctctctgTGTATCCCATATACaattcctctctctgtgtttgtcaGGTGTGCGTTTTTCACAGGTGAGATTGATAAGCCGGCTCAGGGGCTGCTGCATCGTGGGGGGCGTAAGGCGGTGAGTGTAGGCATCAGTTTGGAGGGAGTGTACGTCATCGACACTAAGGAGAAGGTGAGGAAGTGTTCTGACTGCAGGGTTCTCAAAAGTCTGATGCTCCATCACATTTATCACTTCACCATATTTtaacacctgtgtgtgtgtgtgtgtgtgtgtgtgtgtgtgtgtgtgtgtctcagcatGTGCTCCTGGGCCTGCGCTTCTCTGAGCTGTCGTGGGATCACACGTACCCTGACAATCAGGGAGACTCGCACATCCTGTGGCTGGAGTTTGATGGAGAGGAAGATGGAACACCTGTCAATAAATTACTGAAGATTTACTCCAAACaggtacacacactctcacacacacaaacacactctcactcacacacactcacacacacacattctggcATGCATATTCCAGactgagattgtgtgtgtgtgtgtgtgtgtgtgtgtgtgtgtgtgtgtgtgactccaGGCGGAGCTGATGAATGGTCTGATAGAGTTCTGTGTGGAATTGCGCTCTGTCGGTGATGCGGCTGCGTCCCAAATGGCTTCAGCTGCGGAGGACTGTGTGGATGGAGCGAGCAGGAGGCGGGTGGGGAAAGTGCACAGACAGAACAGTGTAGTGTGCAGCAGAGTGCACACTCTGAGCACCATTAGCTACGTTGATGACGGTGAGTGGAGCAGCGTTAACAAGTTAAACAGgcctatatattttattattattagtatatacTTTATGCTGTCAGTTACAGTTGTGGGTTAGTGTGG encodes:
- the frmd8 gene encoding FERM domain-containing protein 8 isoform X3; translation: MSVISPQSRLRFHTQTEEVFLHQSLGDVLVYLVSDGAVQVCVESVSCVCVQELGRSVRDALNIPDSAQDVFAFWLCSQLLELQLKPKHQPYKLCRQWQDLLYRFTLAHTDEITLDEPCLQYRRNVFYPKSKELQVEDECVLRLLYDEAKLNVIEGRYPCDPEHWSRLAALSCAIEIGTGLDDQQLTTAIRDRKLSSLLPAHVVDGLGAGLFSTLRSRAGRRAELEQNLLKEYHTLNMHTEPRPLILQYLSICHTLPYYGCAFFTGEIDKPAQGLLHRGGRKAVSVGISLEGVYVIDTKEKHVLLGLRFSELSWDHTYPDNQGDSHILWLEFDGEEDGTPVNKLLKIYSKQAELMNGLIEFCVELRSVGDAAASQMASAAEDCVDGASRRRVGKVHRQNSVVCSRVHTLSTISYVDDGKEIKRLKPKRAASFFTKQTPPTYTAVQVTDNLEQS
- the frmd8 gene encoding FERM domain-containing protein 8 isoform X1, whose translation is MQEPPRQMEGDECDFSSEPSEISHSNRGSVSSSVTRAQDVLVYLVSDGAVQVCVESVSCVCVQELGRSVRDALNIPDSAQDVFAFWLCSQLLELQLKPKHQPYKLCRQWQDLLYRFTLAHTDEITLDEPCLQYRRNVFYPKSKELQVEDECVLRLLYDEAKLNVIEGRYPCDPEHWSRLAALSCAIEIGTGLDDQQLTTAIRDRKLSSLLPAHVVDGLGAGLFSTLRSRAGRRAELEQNLLKEYHTLNMHTEPRPLILQYLSICHTLPYYGCAFFTGEIDKPAQGLLHRGGRKAVSVGISLEGVYVIDTKEKHVLLGLRFSELSWDHTYPDNQGDSHILWLEFDGEEDGTPVNKLLKIYSKQAELMNGLIEFCVELRSVGDAAASQMASAAEDCVDGASRRRVGKVHRQNSVVCSRVHTLSTISYVDDGKEIKRLKPKRAASFFTKQTPPTYTAVQVTDNLEQS
- the frmd8 gene encoding FERM domain-containing protein 8 isoform X2, encoding MEGDECDFSSEPSEISHSNRGSVSSSVTRAQDVLVYLVSDGAVQVCVESVSCVCVQELGRSVRDALNIPDSAQDVFAFWLCSQLLELQLKPKHQPYKLCRQWQDLLYRFTLAHTDEITLDEPCLQYRRNVFYPKSKELQVEDECVLRLLYDEAKLNVIEGRYPCDPEHWSRLAALSCAIEIGTGLDDQQLTTAIRDRKLSSLLPAHVVDGLGAGLFSTLRSRAGRRAELEQNLLKEYHTLNMHTEPRPLILQYLSICHTLPYYGCAFFTGEIDKPAQGLLHRGGRKAVSVGISLEGVYVIDTKEKHVLLGLRFSELSWDHTYPDNQGDSHILWLEFDGEEDGTPVNKLLKIYSKQAELMNGLIEFCVELRSVGDAAASQMASAAEDCVDGASRRRVGKVHRQNSVVCSRVHTLSTISYVDDGKEIKRLKPKRAASFFTKQTPPTYTAVQVTDNLEQS